The sequence below is a genomic window from Coffea arabica cultivar ET-39 chromosome 8e, Coffea Arabica ET-39 HiFi, whole genome shotgun sequence.
ACCACTAGTATATTATTGGTAGGTCATGCTTACAGCTAGAACAGACACTTCATCGATGACTATAGAATGGGCCTTGTCTCTTTTGCTCAACCATCCCAAGATGCTAGAGAAAGCTCGAGCTAAATTGGATGCTCAAGTAGGAATTGATCGATTGGTCGACGAACATAATCTATCCAATCTTCCTTATCTTCATAACATTATTTCAGAAACACTTTGGTTGTACCCAGCAGCACCAATGCTTGTGCCACATGAGTTGTCTGATGACTGTAAAATTGGGGGATACAATATTCCGCGAGGTACAATTTTGCTAGTTAATGCATGGGCAATTCACAGGGACCCAAACGTTTGGGATGATCCAACAAGCTTCAAGCCAGAGAGATTCGAAGGCTTGTAGGTTCAGCCATCAAAGCTGATTTCATTTGGGATGGGAAGGAGAT
It includes:
- the LOC113703840 gene encoding cytochrome P450 81Q32-like; translated protein: MLTARTDTSSMTIEWALSLLLNHPKMLEKARAKLDAQVGIDRLVDEHNLSNLPYLHNIISETLWLYPAAPMLVPHELSDDCKIGGYNIPRGTILLVNAWAIHRDPNVWDDPTSFKPERFEGL